One window of the Acaryochloris sp. CCMEE 5410 genome contains the following:
- the argF gene encoding ornithine carbamoyltransferase — protein MSTDTASLKGRDLLGLADLTSPEIDGLLELAAQIKAGQVKPHCPKVLGLLFTKASTRTRVSFSVGMYRLGGQVIDLRPDATQVGRGEPLEDTARVLDRYLDVLAIRTYEQQDLNIFANYASIPVINALTDLEHPCQIFADLLTLREAFGQLEGLTLSYLGDGNNVAHSLLLGCALVGVNIRVATPPDYQPLPDFVEKAKILAGDRSSVLITTDPQEAVDGAHALYTDVWASMGQEELASNRIPIFQPYQVNESLLTKADPNAIVLHCLPAHRGEEITADVMEGAQSRVWDQAENRLHTQQALLASVLGAKID, from the coding sequence ATGTCTACCGATACTGCAAGTCTTAAAGGAAGAGATCTGCTAGGTTTAGCAGACTTAACAAGCCCAGAAATTGATGGTTTGTTGGAACTGGCGGCTCAAATCAAGGCGGGACAGGTCAAACCCCATTGTCCCAAGGTCCTGGGGTTGCTATTTACCAAGGCTTCTACCCGCACAAGGGTTAGTTTCTCTGTGGGCATGTACCGTTTAGGGGGACAGGTGATTGATTTGAGACCGGATGCCACCCAAGTGGGTCGAGGAGAGCCATTAGAGGATACGGCTAGGGTCTTAGATCGCTACTTGGATGTTTTGGCCATTCGCACCTATGAACAGCAGGATTTAAACATCTTTGCGAACTATGCTTCAATTCCTGTGATTAATGCCCTGACAGATTTAGAACATCCCTGTCAGATCTTTGCGGATTTGTTGACCCTACGAGAAGCGTTTGGACAGCTAGAAGGCTTGACTCTCAGCTATTTAGGGGATGGCAACAATGTCGCCCACTCCCTGCTGTTGGGATGTGCCCTAGTCGGGGTAAATATCCGAGTCGCGACTCCCCCGGACTATCAGCCTCTTCCTGATTTTGTTGAGAAAGCGAAGATACTGGCGGGCGATCGCAGTTCCGTACTGATCACCACCGACCCTCAAGAAGCCGTCGATGGGGCTCATGCCCTCTATACCGATGTCTGGGCCAGTATGGGCCAAGAAGAGTTGGCCAGCAATCGGATTCCTATCTTTCAGCCCTATCAAGTGAACGAATCTCTTTTGACGAAAGCGGATCCTAATGCCATTGTCCTCCATTGCTTGCCTGCCCATCGCGGAGAAGAAATTACAGCAGACGTGATGGAAGGGGCACAGTCCCGCGTGTGGGATCAGGCCGAGAATCGCTTACACACCCAGCAGGCCCTGTTAGCTAGCGTGTTAGGCGCTAAGATCGACTGA
- a CDS encoding TIGR03279 family radical SAM protein, with the protein MSKSSIQPALISGVVPDSIAAEVGFEPGDRLVSINGEVPRDLIDYRFLCADEVLTLEVLDAAGRPHQVEIEKDFDSELGLEFETALFDGLIQCNNHCPFCFIDQKPPGLRSSLYLKDDDYRLSFLYGSYLTLTNIPPHEWDRIEAMRLSPLYVSVHATHPDVRIRLLKNLRAGQILDQLQWFQQRRLQIHAQVVVCPGINDGEILQQTILDLAQFHQSEVPAVASVAVVPVGLTRFRPPEDELNPVEPTDAIAVIQRVQQLQTQFQNQFGTTFAWLADEWFLIAGQDLPPESHYEDYPQIDNGVGSIRQFLSQFDRAANALPSHIPVAKRLTWVVGNTVENAFQPIVQRLNQVKGLTITLAPLRSDYWGQTMTVTGLLTGQDILSGLRHQPLGDGLLLPTLMLKYGTTQFLDDMTVAELSDELNVPIDLIQGGAEDVIRACLQDCVVP; encoded by the coding sequence ATGAGTAAGTCTTCGATTCAGCCAGCTTTGATTTCAGGAGTGGTCCCCGATTCGATCGCAGCAGAAGTCGGATTTGAACCGGGCGATCGCTTGGTATCGATCAATGGCGAAGTGCCCCGAGATCTGATTGATTATCGGTTTCTCTGTGCAGATGAGGTTCTGACCCTTGAGGTTTTGGATGCGGCAGGCCGACCCCATCAGGTGGAAATCGAAAAAGATTTTGATTCTGAACTGGGACTGGAGTTTGAGACGGCCCTGTTTGATGGATTGATTCAGTGTAATAATCACTGTCCCTTTTGTTTTATCGATCAAAAGCCGCCAGGGCTGCGATCCAGCCTTTATCTCAAAGACGACGATTATCGCCTCAGCTTTTTGTATGGCAGTTATTTAACCCTAACCAATATCCCCCCCCATGAATGGGACCGTATTGAGGCAATGCGCTTATCTCCCCTCTATGTGTCTGTCCATGCGACCCATCCAGACGTGCGCATACGGCTGCTGAAAAATCTTCGAGCTGGCCAAATTCTGGACCAATTACAGTGGTTTCAGCAGCGACGACTCCAGATTCATGCTCAGGTTGTGGTTTGCCCTGGCATCAATGATGGTGAGATTTTGCAACAAACCATTCTGGATCTGGCTCAATTTCATCAGTCTGAGGTGCCTGCAGTGGCGTCTGTTGCGGTTGTCCCCGTTGGATTAACCCGATTTCGCCCGCCCGAGGATGAACTGAATCCAGTCGAGCCGACTGATGCCATCGCCGTGATTCAGCGAGTCCAGCAGCTTCAGACCCAGTTTCAAAATCAGTTTGGGACAACCTTTGCTTGGTTAGCAGACGAGTGGTTTTTAATTGCTGGACAAGATCTGCCGCCTGAGAGCCACTACGAAGACTATCCGCAAATTGATAATGGCGTGGGGTCAATTCGGCAATTTCTGTCGCAGTTTGATCGAGCGGCTAACGCTTTGCCCTCCCATATTCCTGTTGCGAAGCGCTTGACTTGGGTGGTGGGAAATACGGTGGAAAACGCTTTTCAGCCCATTGTGCAGCGTTTAAATCAAGTCAAAGGCCTGACGATCACTCTGGCCCCACTTCGAAGTGATTATTGGGGGCAAACGATGACCGTGACGGGACTTCTAACCGGACAAGATATTTTATCGGGTTTACGCCATCAACCTTTAGGGGATGGTTTACTCTTGCCGACCTTAATGCTGAAGTATGGAACCACTCAATTCCTGGATGATATGACTGTCGCGGAGCTATCTGATGAATTGAATGTTCCGATCGACCTTATTCAAGGGGGGGCTGAAGATGTTATCCGAGCTTGCCTACAGGACTGTGTAGTCCCATAA
- a CDS encoding trypsin-like peptidase domain-containing protein — translation MKLIHSLAPIVVTAIIAAPFQGAQALSSAEVSAIAEAITVRIDGQNAGSGVIIKRQDDVYTVLTAAHVVATADEYEVVTGDDVRYPLAYSTVKKFPGIDLALVEFTSSKTYQVAKLGDSSNVRAGEPIYVSGFPMPTAAITEPIWNFSEGKVTANAKRPLADGYGLVYSNNTLPGMSGGSVLDRQGQLIGIHGRADGERQVKRTETVYVKTGFNLGIPINTFLSSVGSVNPGLGFSGKVATGGAELTPDDLYVQGTDKFQRGNYQGAIADLNQSIDLNPQNAFAYNSRGNAYYELRQYQDAIAQYDQAIALNPDYAEAYFNRGLAHKLIGNENQAKQDQLKSKQLLDNQVESLENKADRIQRLLDQKLKPFERP, via the coding sequence ATGAAATTGATCCATTCACTCGCTCCAATTGTTGTTACTGCAATTATTGCTGCTCCCTTTCAGGGTGCCCAGGCATTGAGTTCAGCAGAAGTGAGTGCGATCGCAGAAGCCATCACCGTGCGCATCGATGGTCAAAACGCTGGATCGGGGGTAATCATAAAGCGTCAGGATGATGTTTACACCGTGCTGACTGCGGCTCATGTGGTGGCTACGGCGGATGAATATGAAGTGGTCACTGGGGATGATGTGCGATATCCATTGGCCTACAGTACTGTCAAAAAATTTCCTGGTATTGATTTGGCGTTGGTTGAATTTACCAGTTCCAAGACCTATCAGGTGGCGAAACTGGGCGACTCGTCGAATGTAAGGGCGGGGGAACCCATTTATGTCTCGGGGTTTCCAATGCCCACGGCTGCGATCACTGAGCCTATTTGGAATTTTTCTGAGGGGAAAGTGACGGCGAATGCCAAACGCCCTTTGGCCGATGGCTATGGATTGGTTTATAGCAATAACACCTTACCGGGGATGAGTGGTGGATCTGTTTTAGATCGCCAAGGCCAACTGATTGGGATTCATGGTCGGGCAGATGGGGAACGGCAGGTCAAACGAACGGAAACCGTGTACGTGAAGACCGGTTTTAATTTGGGTATTCCCATCAACACTTTTTTGAGTTCTGTGGGTTCGGTTAATCCTGGGTTAGGATTTTCTGGAAAAGTGGCAACGGGTGGTGCTGAATTGACCCCGGATGATCTGTATGTACAGGGGACCGATAAATTCCAGCGGGGGAACTACCAAGGTGCGATCGCAGATCTCAACCAATCCATCGACCTCAACCCTCAAAATGCCTTTGCCTACAACAGTCGTGGCAATGCTTACTACGAATTACGGCAATACCAAGATGCGATCGCCCAGTACGACCAAGCCATCGCCCTTAACCCGGACTATGCCGAAGCCTATTTTAATCGAGGGCTTGCTCACAAGCTCATCGGGAACGAAAATCAAGCCAAGCAGGATCAACTGAAATCAAAGCAGCTTTTAGATAACCAGGTCGAATCCCTAGAAAATAAAGCCGATCGGATTCAACGACTGTTGGACCAGAAACTCAAACCCTTTGAGCGGCCTTAG
- a CDS encoding Uma2 family endonuclease: protein MTATTYKWTVERYHQAIDAGILDDQPVELLQGDIVVMPPEGESHAYYNTEVGDYLRDLLGNRVKVRDAKPITLPNASEPAPDLAIVKSLGRIYLDHHPYPEDIFWLIEFSQTTLDKDLGQKKMAYAEAGIPEYWVVNLRQSQLIVYRDLVQGGYTTEWVLTAGMISPLAFADIQIEIERLVNG, encoded by the coding sequence ATGACTGCAACAACCTACAAATGGACGGTGGAACGCTATCACCAGGCGATTGACGCTGGGATTTTAGACGATCAGCCAGTGGAGTTATTGCAAGGGGATATTGTTGTTATGCCACCCGAGGGTGAGTCCCATGCTTATTACAACACTGAAGTAGGGGATTATCTGCGGGATTTGCTAGGCAACCGAGTTAAAGTTCGAGATGCTAAACCGATCACGTTACCGAACGCCTCGGAACCCGCTCCAGATCTTGCGATTGTCAAATCATTAGGACGAATTTATCTAGACCACCATCCCTATCCTGAAGATATTTTTTGGCTGATTGAATTCTCTCAAACCACCCTGGACAAAGACTTGGGCCAGAAAAAAATGGCCTATGCTGAAGCCGGTATTCCCGAATATTGGGTGGTTAACCTGAGACAAAGCCAGCTCATCGTGTACCGAGATTTGGTTCAGGGTGGTTACACCACTGAATGGGTGCTAACCGCCGGTATGATTTCTCCTTTGGCTTTTGCCGACATCCAAATTGAGATTGAACGATTAGTGAATGGATAG
- a CDS encoding DUF3181 family protein, translating into MADQIATVDVEALAADIGEKIYIDVAKWHLFLSDAHLHQSLAEQFCNLLENGLLEEPQILQVLSDISVPLGGGKRKLPLIDLVPAAGQQDLMDILTNFRHRLEESGYSF; encoded by the coding sequence ATGGCAGACCAAATTGCAACTGTAGACGTAGAAGCCCTCGCCGCAGATATTGGTGAAAAAATCTACATAGATGTGGCCAAATGGCACCTCTTTTTGAGTGATGCCCATCTGCATCAGTCGTTGGCAGAGCAATTTTGTAACCTTTTGGAAAACGGATTATTGGAGGAACCTCAGATCCTGCAAGTGTTATCAGATATTTCTGTGCCCCTGGGGGGTGGTAAACGGAAACTACCATTAATTGATCTGGTGCCTGCTGCCGGTCAACAAGATCTGATGGATATTCTGACAAACTTCCGTCATCGTCTTGAAGAGTCTGGATATAGTTTTTAG
- a CDS encoding toxin HicA — protein sequence MASIDKIVAKMENNPAGIKFSNLCKVCDYYFGEARQTSGSHRVYKTPWQGDPFVNIQPKKGMGKPYQVKQLLAAIQKLESM from the coding sequence ATGGCCAGTATCGACAAAATTGTTGCCAAAATGGAGAATAACCCGGCTGGGATTAAGTTCTCTAATTTGTGCAAAGTCTGTGACTACTATTTCGGGGAAGCTCGCCAAACTTCTGGAAGCCATCGAGTCTACAAGACACCTTGGCAAGGTGATCCCTTCGTCAATATCCAACCCAAAAAGGGCATGGGCAAACCCTATCAAGTTAAACAACTGTTAGCCGCGATCCAAAAGCTGGAGTCAATGTGA
- a CDS encoding EAL domain-containing protein: MQASAQILMIEDDDQDAELVRRYLAVKQAFPIQIEHSKTLSDGINLLNHREGIDLILLDLCLSDAQGLETFYQVHQAFPAKPLIILSGNTDQSLVEEALQKGALDFLVKGQFDSTSLCRSIQYALKQQHQSVEIGYRDLTLDALTRQLKIAQQELERLAEVDKVTRVFNRCRFDEVYLSEWNRLTREGSHLSLVLCEIDNLPAYQEKYGAEVCDYCLQRVAEEIVKVARRPADCVARYSGRTFMILLPNTDLAGATYLAEAIRTGVRSVPFPPESLGVTNSPITLSLGVACQIPRAKVAPSLLIEAVHQALHFAREQGKDRVQIHHTGCADPDLHSNQTLHWVSRLLKALDKDQFKLYAQPIYPLSRGQKSCSYEILLRLQDQPGIVCSPSLFLPMVEQYDFMTRIDRWVINNLLANLETMPALDELDARFFIHLSSATCRNGELFEFLDKQFSHSNRHVQRFCFEVTENVALSHLTSTVELSRFLKSMGCQIALDNFGSDMSAFMNLKHLPVDFVKIDGLLVRDIAQDQISRGIVESIHNVAKVMGMQTIAEHVESDVVLDAIANVGIDYAQGHYYDRAKPLLDVVSATRRSR, translated from the coding sequence ATGCAGGCTAGTGCGCAAATCTTGATGATAGAGGATGACGATCAAGATGCGGAGCTTGTACGCAGATACTTGGCAGTCAAGCAGGCTTTCCCGATTCAAATTGAGCATAGCAAAACCTTGTCTGATGGCATTAATCTTCTCAATCACAGAGAGGGAATTGACTTAATCCTGTTGGATCTATGTTTATCAGATGCTCAAGGATTAGAGACGTTTTATCAAGTCCACCAAGCTTTTCCTGCCAAGCCATTAATTATTTTAAGCGGCAATACTGATCAATCTTTGGTGGAAGAGGCTCTCCAAAAAGGAGCATTGGATTTTCTAGTGAAAGGGCAGTTTGATAGCACTTCCCTTTGCCGTTCGATTCAATATGCCCTGAAACAGCAGCATCAATCGGTTGAAATTGGATATCGAGATCTCACCCTTGATGCCCTCACCCGGCAACTTAAAATTGCTCAACAGGAGCTAGAACGATTAGCGGAGGTGGACAAGGTTACCCGCGTCTTTAACCGCTGTCGGTTTGATGAAGTGTACCTGTCGGAATGGAATCGCTTGACGCGAGAAGGCTCCCATTTATCTTTAGTCTTGTGTGAAATTGATAATCTACCAGCCTATCAAGAGAAATATGGGGCTGAAGTCTGCGATTACTGTTTGCAGCGGGTTGCTGAAGAGATCGTAAAAGTTGCCAGACGCCCTGCTGATTGCGTGGCTCGTTATAGTGGGCGAACCTTTATGATTCTGTTGCCCAATACCGATTTGGCCGGTGCCACTTATCTTGCAGAAGCGATTCGCACGGGGGTCAGGTCGGTGCCGTTCCCCCCTGAAAGTTTAGGGGTAACGAATTCCCCGATCACCCTGAGTTTAGGGGTGGCTTGTCAAATTCCTCGGGCAAAAGTTGCACCGTCTTTGCTGATTGAAGCGGTGCATCAAGCCCTCCATTTCGCGCGAGAACAAGGGAAAGATCGAGTCCAGATCCATCATACGGGGTGTGCAGACCCAGACCTCCACTCAAACCAGACCCTGCATTGGGTAAGTCGACTATTAAAGGCTTTAGATAAGGACCAATTTAAGCTTTATGCTCAGCCCATTTATCCCTTAAGCCGGGGGCAAAAGTCCTGCAGTTATGAGATTCTATTGCGGTTACAGGATCAGCCTGGTATTGTTTGTTCCCCCAGTTTGTTTTTACCCATGGTGGAACAGTATGACTTTATGACTCGAATTGATCGGTGGGTGATTAATAACTTGCTGGCTAATTTGGAAACTATGCCTGCTTTGGATGAACTGGATGCCCGGTTCTTTATTCACTTGTCTAGCGCGACCTGCCGCAATGGAGAACTGTTTGAGTTTTTGGATAAACAATTTTCTCATTCCAATCGTCATGTGCAGCGATTCTGCTTTGAGGTGACTGAAAATGTGGCTCTGAGTCATTTGACGTCTACAGTGGAATTGAGCCGTTTTCTCAAATCCATGGGATGCCAGATCGCGCTAGATAATTTTGGTAGTGATATGTCTGCCTTTATGAATTTGAAACATCTGCCCGTTGATTTTGTGAAAATCGATGGGTTGTTGGTCCGGGATATTGCCCAAGATCAAATTTCTCGGGGCATTGTGGAGTCGATTCATAATGTGGCCAAGGTGATGGGTATGCAGACGATTGCTGAGCATGTGGAGTCGGATGTTGTTCTAGATGCGATCGCAAATGTGGGTATTGATTATGCTCAAGGGCATTACTATGATCGCGCCAAGCCTTTACTCGACGTAGTGTCAGCGACTCGCCGATCTCGCTAA
- a CDS encoding type II toxin-antitoxin system HicB family antitoxin, with the protein MDAKFYTYRVIWSEEDEEFVGLCAEFPSLSWLDEDQHSAFAGIVELVKDCIEDLAAQDEPIPTPLSKKQYSGKFMVRIPPEQHRQLVIQAAEQGISLNRLASSKLVSGG; encoded by the coding sequence ATGGATGCCAAATTTTATACCTACCGAGTCATCTGGTCTGAAGAAGATGAGGAGTTCGTAGGCTTATGTGCAGAATTCCCAAGTTTGAGCTGGCTAGATGAAGATCAACACTCTGCTTTTGCTGGCATTGTGGAATTAGTCAAAGATTGTATTGAAGATTTAGCAGCACAAGATGAGCCTATCCCCACTCCTCTATCAAAAAAGCAATACAGTGGGAAATTTATGGTGAGAATTCCCCCAGAACAACATCGACAATTGGTGATCCAAGCGGCAGAGCAGGGAATTAGCCTCAATCGGTTAGCGAGTAGCAAATTGGTATCAGGGGGATGA